A window from Chrysemys picta bellii isolate R12L10 chromosome 20, ASM1138683v2, whole genome shotgun sequence encodes these proteins:
- the LOC101948297 gene encoding interferon-inducible GTPase 5-like — protein sequence MAGLDAKNLPKIPEEDMEALKAAFGEGNLTEAAAKAKEALETADKITLNFAVTGESGSGKSSFVNAIRGLKDNDKGAAAIGVTEMTMKLLPYPHPSYPNVIVWDLPGIGTPTFKSDTYLKQVGFSRYDFFIIISCTRFKTHDIELAQEIQGQGKKFYFVRSKVDQDLENEKTLYDEAGILKQRKAPTKRPHQYSESAILEAIRENCIKHLEAAKVASSRVFLVSRWDLGKYDFPKLQEVLVDELHSHKRRALLRSLSNVSKETLEKKKQQLQTQIWLKSLVSCGIAAIPIPGLSIVCDITMLVTSLKEFCRDFGLDEKSLSALSKRTKIPIAELKAVIKSPLSEEITKDLVITLLTKCGSGAVQYSTILLKFIPVVGAVVGAVVAAAVSLPTTYFMLKNFLDAAAADALRVLEVVMEGDGSN from the coding sequence ATGGCTGGGTTAGATGCTAAAAACCTTCCCAAGATACCTGAAGAGGATATGGAAGCACTGAAAGCTGCTTTTGGGGAAGGAAACCTCACCGAAGCAGCTGCTAAAGCGAAAGAGGCTCTGGAGACGGCTGATAAAATCACTCTCAACTTCGCTGTCACGGGGGAGTCGGGCTCTGGAAAATCGTCCTTTGTCAACGCCATCCGGGGCCTGAAGGATAATGATAAAGGTGCTGCTGCGATAGGGGTCACTGAAATGACAATGAAGCTCCTTCCTTACCCACATCCTAGCTACCCAAATGTAATAGTCTGGGATCTGCCAGGGATCGGGACCCCAACATTTAAATCAGACACGTACCTCAAGCAGGTGGGGTTCAGTCGCTACGACTTTTTCATCATCATCTCCTGCACCCGCTTCAAAACCCACGATATTGAACTCGCCCAGGAgatccagggacaggggaagaagTTTTACTTTGTGCGCTCCAAAGTGGACCAGGATTTGGAAAATGAGAAAACACTGTATGACGAGGCAGGAATCCTGAAGCAGAGGAAAGCTCCCACGAAAAGGCCACATCAGTACAGTGAGAGTGCGATCCTCGAGGCCATCAGAGAGAACTGCATCAAACACCTGGAAGCAGCAAAGGTGGCCTCCTCACGGGTTTTTCTTGTATCGAGATGGGACTTAGGCAAGTACGATTTTCCCAAATTGCAGGAAGTGCTAGTGGATGAGCTCCACAGTCACAAGAGACGTGCTCTTCTACGATCCCTGTCCAATGTTTCTAAGGAAACCTTggagaagaaaaaacaacagctgCAAACGCAGATATGGCTGAAGAGTCTGGTGTCATGCGGTATCGCTGCTATTCCTATCCCAGGTCTCTCCATTGTTTGTGATATCACCATGCTGGTGACGTCCCTGAAAGAGTTCTGCAGGGATTTCGGCCTTGATGaaaagtctctctctgcactttcTAAACGGACTAAGATTCCCATTGCAGAGCTGAAGGCCGTTATAAAGTCCCCACTGAGTGAGGAAATAACAAAAGATCTTGTAATTACGCTACTGACCAAGTGCGGCTCTGGGGCAGTGCAATACTCaacaattttattaaaatttatacCGGTGGTAGGTGCAGTGGTAGGTGCTGTGGTAGCTGcagcagtttctctccctaccaCATACTTCATGTTGAAGAATTtcctggatgctgctgctgctgacgcTCTACGAGTTCTGGAGGTGGTTATGGAGGGAGACGGTTCAAACTGA